Genomic segment of Primulina tabacum isolate GXHZ01 chromosome 11, ASM2559414v2, whole genome shotgun sequence:
ttaatttataatagtgataataaataaataaagtattaaaTAGTCTTTCTATAAATTTCATTGCAATATTTATTactatctttattttattttaactttaataaaaacaataaatcTCGTTTATCTAACTTCAATGTCACTTTAACACCACAAAAAATCAACAGTAGcaaattatttcatttttgagtaggtctcttgtgagacggtctcacgaatctttatttgtgagacggctcaaccctaccgatattcacaataaaaataatactcttagcataaaaagtaatatttttttatggatgacccaattaagagatctgtctcataaaatacgactcgtgagaccgtctcacacaagtttttgtcttcaTTTTTAAACCTACTCCGAACACTTATCCAAAAGGACTATTAGAACTACTTGCCCTAATTAATGTACTCACAATCCTTGATTTCTAATACAAACAACAATTTCATGTACGCTAATTCTTTTGGTTGTATCGGATCCCTTTGCTCCAGAAACCAACATAAATTCATCAATTTTTGAAATATACATAAGATATTCTTTGATTATACTATTTCTAAactttttcaagaaaaaaaatgcAATATCAGTAACGTATATTTGTCTCTCCACGtgattttggtattttatttcgttaaatttcatttttagtCTGCTACATTTGTTCTTGGACATGACAACTATGAGATACCTACGTGATTCCGAAATGACGATGATGTGTGTAGTGACATATTAAAACTTAATTCCAAAAAACGAGtacaatttgaaaaaaaaattaagaatactTAAATCGGACAACATAAAATACtaaaatcacatttttttttcttatcgAAAATCGTTTCGAATTCTATCTTAATTCCATTAATGAAAGTATATGGTGTCTATGCTAATTAGCGACAAACTTTTTGGGTGTTTCGAATAATGTCTCAGCAAAAATTGCATATACACgtcttgatatgatttgatgatgatcaccaacatttctctatagttagtgtttcattaattaatgaattaatgaaTTAATCCACTAACTACTTAGACTTAGTGCATGCCCCAACAACAATAAAGCGTCGCCCATCACCTTtacatttcgaaaatttaaatattccaAAGAATAGAGTATATATATTAACATTTCCCATATATTCCTTATGTTTTATAATTTaaagaatatatattatataagttATTATATCTATActtctatactattttattaagtttgagacacttagAGTAACTAGCTTGGTGTCAtagtctgttttaataattatatatattaataaaatgttaaaattttaatgcaagttatatgtagttcagtgGATAGAGTTATTTTTTCTTAGGGTTTAGGTTATATAGGTTCAATTCTCACtgatgttatttttttattctttaatttttcaatttatatatCGAAATTACAGTATAGTCTCTcgttatttcttataattatattttgatcctcatttaaatataaatcaaatgaattataaaaaatattatacaagcacgcaacGCAGTGCGTCGGTggactaatatttaattaagtagCTATACATGACATAGAGTGTAAGTATATATGGTCAAAACAAACCAAATATTGAATACACGATCCAAACATTTAATTTGTTGTTACACATACTTGTACCTATGCTCGTTTCAATATTGTCCTAACTTTCCTGACATTTATAGCCCATAGTTAacgaaaaattcaaattttttatatcGTTCAGTTCAAACAGCATGTTTCTATGCGTAGACGATGATCACACATGATAACTCGATTAGTCACTTAAGGTACATAttcaaaaatgttaaaaatctGTAATTGCTTAAACTTTGGACTAATAtcttaatatattatattttcataatttcttAATAATCGTCCATTTTTTAGgccaatatataaattaaaccTCTCCCTAGAGCTAAAATGATCGTGGTCACTTTGAAAAATATCGTATTTTTTATTTGCAAACAACATAAGCTTTTCTAGTGGTACATAATAGAAAGAATCCAATCTCTTTGTTTTCGCAGTGAGCTAGCTACTACCACAAAGTTAAGCAAAGGCCCTTCTTAGATCAAAAGAAGACGTTCTTCTTtgatcatgaagaagaaaatgggAATCATTCTTATCAAGAAAATCAGCCTTCTCCTCCTCCTCTTATCCGCGGCTCTCTTTTCGACTTCTTTAGCGGGTACTCAATCTTTCAACTCGATCCATATCATACAATTTTAAGTTTTTTCGTTAAATTCTATTCGATAAATCATTATCATTCGTTCACCTGGAATTACaattacatatatacatatatatatatatatatatatatatatatatatttgatatgttttgaatcAGATACAGCCCAGCCCCACTGAAAAGGATATCTAGTTTCAAATTTCGGTCTTCTGGTGGGATATGAGAGCCATTGGTGGGCAGGTTTTAACAAAATTAAGTtgtttttttatgataaaattaaGTAATATTTTGCATGCAGGGCGATTGTGTAAGTCAGAGGAGTCGAAGAAAGTGAGTACAACTGATGATGAGGTACAATGACAGCAGTAGCTAGATTTACTTTACGTAAGCAAACTTGgtttttctatttcttcttTCCCGTACATCATCTCGAGTcgggtaaaaataaatatttatatcgaTTTATAACCGTTTAAAATAGACTTGTATCACAATTTGAGTCGAATATTTTCGTAAAATGTTGACGAATACAAATTAGACGGATTTGGGCTAAAACAATTGACAGTTACGAGCAAGTTGGACAGAGATAGGAGAGTGTGGATTCAACTTCCTATAGTTTCTTAATCGAAAAAGTAATTAAAACTTATGCATAATTTACTCCTCTAAAGTTAAAATAATCTTCCCAACCAAAATCCAGTAGATCTTGCTTCCTCTCACTAATGGAATAGAAAATTATCCCATGGAAGCAACAgaggttgatcagtccaactgactttgtaggtATTTCCACAACGATTACCAGTTAGGAATCtttttaatcatttaaaatgattGGAATACAAATTTTGATGatctctttttaaaaaaattgatgaatcgaattttttttctgtgatttattttattttcttcttgcatgatatttaatgcatttattttttttatatttactttattttcttcttgcATGACttttattttccaaaaaaaaaattacaaaatttcaaattcacatatttataaaggaattaaaaaaattaaattgattaattaaaaaatacacACTTTGTCCCGAGTGGCTACCCACTAACCCATTATCTATGACTATATATAGGTTTGTGTacatttattataaattataaatatatatattattaattacttttttctaatatttttttattattatttgtggGCAGGAAATGGAATCATGGGGGCAACTACGCAACGAAAGAATTCTTAAAGTAAAAACAAACGACTATGGAAAATACGATCCGGCTCCAGCACTGGTCAAGCCTCCTTTCAAACTAATTCCCAATTAATcgtcattatatatatatatatataatataaataattaaaataccgTGTGTAGATCGtatgttaaataattaaataaatatatatatatggcagTGTCGTTTTTACATATAGTAATGTACGTAATATTTTGTATGCATATTATTATGCTGAGTTTTCGATCGTATGTTAATTATGGTTTGCGACTCCTTTTTTATTTAAAGCTATTTTATATAAATCACAAAAACTTATGTAAGATTTTCTTatagatcaattttgtgagacaaaatTCGCTATCCAACTCaactaatgaaaaaatataaatttttgtgccagacaaaaacttgtgtgagacggtctcacgagtcgtattttgtgagacatatatcttactTGGgtccatccatgaaaaagtattactttttatgctaagagtattattttttatgcaaaatatcgatagggttgacccgtcttacagataaagatttgtgagaccgtctcacaagagatctactatTTGtgccaaaattattatttttcactccGGATATGGATCGAGTCGGCTAAAATATAGATCAGTGATATCgtatcacaagagatctactgtATATATAAATTATGTTAGTGTTGCttattgaaatgaaataaagaaTTTCAAATAACGAATCACAATCATATATAAGTTTCGTCTATCCTACTTCGGGAGAACTTCTCTCTATGTAGGAAATGGTTGTTATATACTCTTTCCTTCCTAATCCTATATATTTAGACTTACGTGTGTTGTTTTACACagcttttttgaaaaaaataaagtttaatttttttttcctcattttGCCCCTCAGTTAATGAACATTTAAGTAATTAAAtgaacaaattaataatttaaaaatcaaattaaatagtgttatatttgtaaaaaaaattagattgaAAATAACATTAGATATAAAAATTGGATTATATATTTGAAAGGAACGAAAATGAAAATTCATCCTAAATATATGATATGGAAGAAGTATTTGCATTGGGATAAACCCCACCAAGATAGGTTGAAACCACCACAATTCAATGGTTGGAAATACACGGGAAGAAGTGTAGTATGGAATTTACCTTATATATTTTGTTTCATAgtttatt
This window contains:
- the LOC142518696 gene encoding protein CASPARIAN STRIP INTEGRITY FACTOR 1-like; translated protein: MKKKMGIILIKKISLLLLLLSAALFSTSLAGRLCKSEESKKVSTTDDEEMESWGQLRNERILKVKTNDYGKYDPAPALVKPPFKLIPN